Part of the Leptospira sp. GIMC2001 genome, CGATCTATATATTCAGCAGTATTGACCTGAGCAATATTTTTCCATTTGTTGGATGCTGTAGCTTTGGACACAATGTAACCAGTCGCGCCACTTACTTCTGACCAAGTTAAATGAATTCTAGAAGATTTTTTTTCTGTAAATGCAGTTCCTTTTATACCAACTACTTTTTCTAATTTCCCTGAAGCTTGACTAGGTGCATTTGTAAATCCTTCAATTTGATTGGACCAAGATGATCGGGCAATTTTGGATATGGCAACGATTCTATAGAGAAAGGTACTTTTGCTCGATACAGTATTGTCTGTGAAAGTAGGTGAATCAGAATAAGCAAGGTCAATAAAATCGGTTTTCGGATCCTTTCTTTGGATTTGATAGGTAATCGCGCCTTCGCTCGCAGTCCATGTAAGAATGATTTTATCTGAAAATTCGCCTCTGGACGCAGATAGATCGTTAGGCGGAAGTAAAGGTTTCTCAACTGTGGGAACTACAGTTGTGTTAGAATTGGATATAAATGGTTCTTGTTCGATCATGGAATATGCTTCTTGTCCGACTTTTGCAAGCATAGAATAGGATATCCAACCAAATCCTTTATCGCCCCAATTCGTTCCCCAAGAATTCTGAAATTTGAAAGCTCCCTTCTTGCCTGACTTCGAAGTTTTATTATCATCATAGCCAACGATCACCATACCGTGGCCTCCATAACTTTGTCCGCCATTGCTATCGTAGACTTCAGAACCTTTCAATTTGTAGAATTCATCATCGATTATGATCCCGAATAAAACAACATTATTGTCAGCTAATACATATTTGATGTCATCTGGTTTTTTGTGATTGAGTCTTGTATAGGATTTGATTCTGTGCGCAAGTGCTTCTTCTTTGGCTGCAGCTGATGGTTGCTTTCTATAATCTGTTTCCGTATATGGTGTGCTACTCCAAGATGCTACACCACTCTTTTGTAAAAAATCTAAAGTTTTATAATAATAAAGCCCAGCATCTTTTCCACCGTTTTGTTGGTTATAGATAAACGCTGGAGAAAAAACATTCTTTCCGGAACCACCAGAGAATGGAGGGTCGTAGTCTGGAATTTTACCGGTATTCTTTGCAAGATAGGACTTCATTGAATATCCAGTCGCCCATGCGATGCAGCTATTCTGTCTTCCTTGGTTACCGACAGGAGGCATCTGCGAAGATAGATCTTTCGATGAGGGCAAAGAATCCAAGCTACGGAAACTTCTTGATAATGGGATTGCATCTTGGATTTCTTTATTGCTAGGAATATAACCACATAAATAGGTTCCAGGCTTACATTCTGGAGATCTAACTGAGCTTGGATCAAATTCTTGAGCTATAAGTGTTGAGTATGTTGGAATAATGATAGCAACTAAGGATAAGAATGTTACAATAAATGATCTAACGATTGGTTTTTTTACGAAATCTTTTTTCATGGTTTTATTTCCTTTAAAATTCTTATAATCTCTTTCTTATTTTTATTTTCTTTTTTGTCTATATCTTGCAGTAAATAATAGAATTGTTTCTTCTGATTCCCAATTTTGTAGGATATGGAATTATAACTGACACCTAGGATTCTTACCTCAGGTAATTTTTCATTTTCCATCAAATGAATATTATTCTTTAATAATTTTGTCACTATTTGTAAATATTCTTTTTCTGTGATTCTCTTCCGCTGGGGCTCTGAGATATGATCACCTTTTGATTCAGATCGATAAATAAAAAAACCTTCTCTAATCGCTTGAATATAAATTTTAAATGAATAATGAAACTCTGGAGAAACGGGACCCGATGTTTCTTCTAACTCGATATGGAGAGTTCTCCATTTATTCTCATTATTTTTTAGAATATCCAAAGGAAATTTTCTTGCAGGAGTTGCAATTGCAGTTGAAAAGCAAAAAATTGATAAAAGACAAATAAGATATTGCAAATGATTCCAATTTAAGAATATATCCATAGATTTTAAATTAAATCGTTGTAGTAGGAGCACATTTATAATTTGCCCAGTTGGCTTGATGCCAATTGCATCAATTGATCAACTCGATCACGATGCTTCCCAATTAATTTTGGAGTTTTTAGAATTTCCGTGAGATCACTAATTGCAGATTTATAGGAAGTTTGTTTGTAATCTTTCTTATGACTCACCTTAAGATTTATTTCGTCACCTTTATATCCAGTCTCTCCACCAGCTTCTAAGATGATATATTCGGATCTATCAATGATTGCGAAAACTTTTGCTTGCTCTCCGTCCGATGGTTTCCAAAAATGCAGTGCCCCATCTAGGTAACGAATTTTATTTCTATAAATATCAGTATTTGTAGATTTTTGTACACAAGATTTGAAAGAATCACAATTGGTTGGAATTGTGATTGTTCGCTCTGCAGCTGCGCAATGAATCCATGAAAGAATTAAACCGATGACAAAAATTTTTTGTAGCATGGGATTGAAGTTAAAAAGTTATCCATCAGATATCAAGTAATTTTCTGGTCTCGAAAATGAGTTTGCTGTTTTAATATTGATTTTAAATAGGTTTCTTCTATTTTTAGACAATGAGAATTGATTATTGGAAAGGTAAGACTGTCATCATCACCGGTGCATCGAGTGGGATCGGGGAAGCAATCTATCATAGATTGGATGGAGTTGTTTCAAAAATTTATTTAGTATCAAGAAAGCCAGGTAAGCTACTTTCTAATTCTTCTACATCAACGATCATTCCGATAGTTTGCGATCTCTCCAAGCAAGATGATGTCGAAAAAGTTATATCAAAAGTTTCCAAATTAGAAAAAAACTCAGGAATAGATGTTCTATTCAATAACGCAGGAATCACTGCTCACGGAAGATTTGATTCAACAGAAATGTCTGTTTTTCGTAAGACATTTGAGACGAATTTTTTTGGTCCACTTCGTTTAGCTCAAGGTTTAATGCCATTGATTTTATATAAAAAAGGTGCAGTCGTGTCTACGTCTACTGTGTCCGGATTGTATGGAGTTCCTGGACGTGCGGCTTATTCGTCATCTAAAGCCGCATTGCATTCTGCAATGGAAGCTATGAGAATAGAAATGATGAAGACTGGAGTTCGATCTATAATTGTATGTCCTCCCTACACACGAACCAATCTCCGAACATCGGGCTTGGATTCAAGTGGCAAACGATTGTCTGAAGAGCAGGCAGAAGGTAAAATCAAAACTGCAGATGAAGTTGCTTTAGCAATTATTAATTCTGTAGAAAATCCAAATTCTAGATTGGTAACCTTTGATAAATCGGGATTTGCAATGAAGCTGCTACGATTGTTTTCTCCAAGATTACTTGAATCGATTATGTATAAAAAATTATACAAAGATTTTAGTAATTAAATCTTAAATATAAATAATTATTTGATCTATTTAGAATATTCGATCAATCAAATCTACTTCTTAATTTCAACGAATTGTGGAGTTAGAGAGTTCCCAATAAATTTAGGTCCATAATTGCCTTCACGACCATTATGACTTCTATCTATGCGAGGTCTTTCGTAGGTAAAATGCTGTTCGATATTGAGTTTAAACGGTGCATTTCTTGGGCTTATACCAAATTGCTTAAGTCGAAGATAATCGGTTTTCTTCTGAGGATGTTTGCCAATGCGACCATTGAATCCTAAGAAAAAAGCGACCTTTTCATCAACTTTATGATGACCATCTGGGTCTTCAAACGAAGTTTTGTTGATCCAACCAGGCTCTTCCCATAATACCAACTTATCGATGTTACGGATAACTTTATCAGACAAATTCACATATTCACCCAATTCCGGGCTTGCTCCAATCAATACACGGCTTAGATTCGATTTGGATAGATTAGATGGGATAATGACTTTGATATCAGCACTAGCATTCGGGAATATATCTCGAGGATCTGCAAGTGCATTGAAAAATGCATTACCGGCCTCTAATTTGACTTCATAGTCTCCGTAAGCTGAGGTAGGATTCCCGCCATCGGATTTACGACCTGAGCCTATATATAAGATAGGATGGTGATTCACAGAATTGATATTTTTCCATTCAGTATCGAGCATAATATGATCATGTCCAGTTACCATTAGCCTTAATGGATTTCCTTTAGGATCGCATAACACAGAATAGGATTCTAAATCACCCTGATGCACATTGCCCATAGGACTTGGCCCATGATTGTAGTCATACCAGAACCAATAAGAGACAACGATTCTTCCATCTCCCTGTTCATACCAATAATTGCTATCATCACGATAACCTGGTAAAGCCTCTGCTTGAGTACCTGACACAGTGGTATTCGCATATCTTGCATGGACATAAATATGTGTAGGATCCGATTCGATTTTGTAATTTTCGAGATCTTCTCTTTCCGGGAGGATCATATACGGTAAAACATTATGCTCATATCGTGTGATTGGTTTACCGTCAGCAGCAAGCAATGGAGTTGTATCGGACAGGCTAAACTTATTGTAGTATTTTTCTATATTTGTTGGAATTTCTTTTTTGTCACGACTGAGAATAATGATCGGAGCAAATTTCTGAGCAAGTTCCATTTGTTTTTTGTCGGGGATCATATTTTCTTGCGATCTAAAAACAAAATCATGCCTGAAAGTAATTATTTCCCCTTTTGCAAAACTAAACCAATTAGGATTGTATCCGGGAGAAAACATCCCACTAACTGTGCTTAGGTCAAGAAGCTCAACATAGGCATGAGTCCAATCCGAAGGAACATCTAGATCGATTTTGTATTCGGCTGCTTTGAACTCGAGAATCTTTTCAACAAAGCTACTCATGCATTCGGGATATTCGCGTAGTGCTACACGAGGAGAATAATTCTCATCCCAATCCTTGCAAGAATATGCACGTGCGCGAATGCGAAAGGGTGGAGTGAGGAGGGAAGGGATCTTCTGGATTGAACCACGAAATTCTAAACGAATGTCTGTCGCAGGTAAAACAATCGGATCTTGTGCTGTGCTGGACAACTGGCAACTGAAATACTGCAGGAATATTATTAAATAACTGAATATTCTAAGTTTACGAAATGGAAAAAATTCTAGCTTGTCCCTCATTGACTCCTTACCAGAATCTTACCAGCAAAGTTGAGGGGCAAGTTTTTTCTCTAAAATTTACAAATGAGACGAAAATTCTACAATTATTGTCTCATTGAGCGAATTGATCTCAATCTACACTGATTTTTTTCTGAGAATTTCCGTTCCCATCTAAGCATTTATCTTTACCAGATTGACATGAACCAGAATAACCAGTGATATTTCCACAATCTGATTTTTGTGCCTTTTTGCATGCCGCCATTGCTTGACCACGTGCTTTGTTGTCGTTTCCAGGAACACATACTTTAACGTCTTTTGCTTTGTTGAAACTAAAACATTTCGCAGATAAACTTGTAGTAGTGGTTATTGATGCGAAAAGAAATATTATCGTTATTGCCAAATTTTTTTTCATAGTAAAAAGAAATAAATTGATTAGAGCGTAATTTGTCAATAAAAAGTTAATATGATTTCAGACCTTTAATAGTAAAGTTTTAGCATATTCACTAGGAGACATTTCTTCTAGTGATTGAAAAGCTCTATTGAAGGCTGATCTTGATCCAAAACCAGAATCATATGCTACGCGTAGAAGATTTGTGTTAGGATTTTTTTGAATCAGCTTCTTTGCTTCAGCTATGCGATATTCTGTGATCAAGTTCCAAAAATTTGTTTGGAGTTCCTTATTTATAACAGCTGATAATTGGTCTGTTCGTAGTCCAAGCGAATTCGCGAGATTATAAATTGAAAATTTCTCATCCAAATACGGCTTTTCATTTTCCAGTAGATAGATAATATCTTTCATTATCTGGTGGATATCGATTTTGCTTGTTCTTTTGTTATAAGAAAGACTATAATTAACATTTTTTCCATCAATTAATTCTTGTTGATTCGGTATTGCACTTTCAATAGTAGACGGAATTTCTTGAACTCCGTTATTATTTATTATATTGTTCTCAACTTCCAATTCCTTCAATTTTGAAAGCAGGTTTGATCTTTCCTTTTGTGAACTCAAATGTCGATAATAGGACGCAAATCCTATCAGTATAAATTCAATCATAAAACCAATATGGAAACCACTGTATAATATAGTATTAAAAGGAATAACTCGATTGTACATTAAATATTGGAGTATTAGAAATATGTAAACGACCACCCATCCGGAACCGAAAATTACGACCCAATATCTTTTGTATCGAATATTCATAGCAATTCCGAATATCATGTAACTGTACATCGTTAGTAGAACGATTATATAAATATTTGTAATATAAAGATTGGATATTTCTGTAAAAGAAATTGGGATACATAAGATAAGAACGATTGTTATCAAATTGCCAACAGCAGCGTATTTTTCTTCTAGCACATAAAATTTTAGAAAATCCTTTATATACAGTGAGAAAAAAATTCCGAATAAATTGACACTTAAATACACCAACTCTCTTCGGAAAGCTGGCGTTTCCGGTAGAAGTATTCTGAATCCTTCGTTAATAAGTGCAAATGGATAAAAGAATCCAAAAAATAAAGATAGAACTAAAAAGACTCGTAATTTCCAACTAAGATAAATATTGAATATTAATTGATACAAAATGTAAACAATTGTTATGCATAAAAAAAATAAATTTGCAGACTCTCTGCTTGAAACAAATTTCCCAAATTCTAACTCACCCATTATTTGTATTGGCAGTCCGATATGAGTATCAGTATTAATTTGAATAAATAGATCAACTTTTTCACTATGAACTAGATCTAGTTCGAGATAGGGAAATGAAACCAATCTATCTTCAGGAAAAATTCTCTCTGATCCCATAGATATTTTTTCGGTTTTATTATTTTTAATTATATAGAAGTCCACGTAATTCAATCGATTGAAAGGTAATAGGAAATAGAATTTATTGACAGGGCTTAAGTTTTGGATATTTGTTCTTATCCAGATTGGATGAGATTGAAATCCTAAATCGAAAACTGGACGGTTGGACGAGATCCAAGGAATAGATTCATTTTGTATGTTTGAGATAGAATACTCTTCATTCTGATCAATAAAATATTGCAAGCATTCAGTAATAATAATATTATTACCAGATTTTAAAATTATGGAATATTTAAATATTGATTTATTATAATTGCATTCATGAGACTCATTGGGATTTGCATGAATTGTAGCCAATCCCAATATTGAGTAAAGAATAAAGCTTATAAGGAGGAACCTCATCTTTTTGATGACAAAATATCAAAAGCTGAGGTCAGGTCACTTACAATTTTTTAAACATTTCTTATAGATAGAAAGTATTTTTTATTTCTGTACAGCGGTGGTTATAAATCCAGCAGTCTGTTCAGTTGTTTTTGGTTCATCTTGGAAGGCTTTATCAGATCCACCAGCAAAAATCACAGAGCCCGAATCACTATATGTTACATTTGTAAAGGAAGTCACCGTGTTTGCAGTACCAATAAATTCTTTGTTCGCTAATGTTCCTTCCTTATTCACTTCCAAAATGAAGGCGTCTCTGGTTCCAATAAGAGCCGTATCTCCGAAAGGTAATGCGGTGTTACCAACAAAGCGAAAGTTTTGAGAGCGCGGATTTAAACTTACTTCAGGAACAGAATTAAAATTTACACCAGAAAAACCAATGGTTTTTGTAAAAGCAATACTTCCATTATTTATAGCTAACTTAGAGATCCCGATATCTGTATTACCGATTTTGGCATAGCTTCCAGTAGTCGTACCGTTGGGGAATGCCATAAAAAGATCCGATCCATCTAGAATTAATTTGTTAGTAGAATCTTTATCAGATTGAATTTCCACAGCCCATTGTCTAGATGCTAACGTAGGATCTAATTTCATTACGAAATAGGATGTTTTATTGGTTGTAGAAATTCCAGATCCTGTTTCTACAACGTCAAAAATGCTTGGGTCTGCAACTGTACTAAACCTTCCTGAAACAAAGACATTGTTCGCTGAATCAACGGCTATAGAATATGCCTGGATACCAGCGGAGGTTGTATCTGTATAAATCATTCTTGTGTTCTTTGGATCTCCTGTTGCTTTGTCTAAACGCATGATGTATCCAGCTGACCTTCCAGCAACATAAGTCGCTCCATTCAATGCATGCTGGGCATTCCCAGCTACCAAAATGTCGTCATTGTTATCAACATGAACTGAAAATGCTTGGGTGGATTGCGAGTTTGTTGTTGACCCATATCGTTTGGTCCATAATTTATTGCCATTGGGATCGAATTTAACAATCACAATATTGTCAGAGTCGTTCGTAGCTGTTGTTCCATCGAAAGCCAAATTGTTTGATAACTGTATTACAGCTATTAAATTTGCTTGCGAATCTACGACCTGACTGCGGAAAAGTACTCCATTTGAAGCACCAGATAGAATTTCTTTTCGCCATTCAAGATTTCCTGACAAGTCATACTTCCCAAAAATCAGAGAGATATTATTTGATGATTCACTGGAATTTTCAAAACTTCCTCTTCCAGATCCGACAAAATAAATCGCATTGTTTCGAAAAGTAGCATAAGGGAAGCCGGCATAATTTGTTGATTCTTGGAACCGAGTCCAAGCGGGTAAACTTCCAGATCCTCGAAGAGCGAGCGCTAGTGCTGCGCACTCAAGTGGAGCTGCACCTGTTTTGTTTTTCTTCTGAAGAATTTTTTCTTCCCACCAATTCCTATCTTGCTCATTCAAAGCACCTAAGCAGGGAACACCAGCAAGTGAGTTTTCCGAATTGCAGTTACCAACTGCTGCCATCATCATTAATAATAAAAGAACCCATCGAATCATGAATCTCTCCAAATTGAATTTGAACTTATCATAATCTAGAAACTTTGCTTTGTCGTCCCAGTTCATGAACTGGGAACTCAATTTTCCCTATATCTAACTAATCCCGAACTTTAAGAATAAACAACTTTTCGAATTTTCGAGTATTCTTATGAAGTCTTTAATCTTATTATTCTAGTTGTATATTTTCAATTGTTCCATAAATATTGGTTTGGATGAAATTTATGAATCGTTCTGTTTATATATTGCTTTTGTTCATAGCAATTGGTGTACACTGCAATCTATCTGCTCAAGAAATCATGATCCAATCATCGAAACCAAATGACCAAGAATGGAAAGTGATCTATCATGAACCTGAAGGATATCTGAGCAGTGGAGAGTTGACAAAGATCATTGATGCATATTTGGATCAAGCACCTAATACACAGCCTACGGCCATTTTTGTATACAAATCATACAGCTCTGTTGTGGAGACAAATCGCAAGAAAACAATTACTTATGGTTCGATAGATTTTTCCGAGGAAATTGAGGAGGAAGATATTCATGCTTATCCAGAATTTCTTAGAATCCATTGCAGAATTCCTGTAAGCACAGAATTCATACTTGAGAAAGAGGGAAGATTGCCAGGAACTTATCAATCTAGAATTGAGAAAGTAATCGATTGCGAGAAGAAATTGATTGCTGAGACATGGAAGGGGAACGGTTCTATTTTTTGGCTACATAAACACTATCACCAAATTCCAGACGTTACTAAATTCGAGAAAATTCCAGATTTTCTTTTGTATATTGGAACTGTGCTAGGTTTCAGTTTTATGATTTTACTATTATTGTTTGTTTTCTTATATTTTCTGTACAAAAATTCTAAATTAGTAATTTATAATAAGTCATTATCGATTCTTGGTTGTGTTGGTTCGGGAATATTTATTTTTCTTCTCTCGACTTTTGTATTTGG contains:
- a CDS encoding 7TM-DISM domain-containing protein; this encodes MATIHANPNESHECNYNKSIFKYSIILKSGNNIIITECLQYFIDQNEEYSISNIQNESIPWISSNRPVFDLGFQSHPIWIRTNIQNLSPVNKFYFLLPFNRLNYVDFYIIKNNKTEKISMGSERIFPEDRLVSFPYLELDLVHSEKVDLFIQINTDTHIGLPIQIMGELEFGKFVSSRESANLFFLCITIVYILYQLIFNIYLSWKLRVFLVLSLFFGFFYPFALINEGFRILLPETPAFRRELVYLSVNLFGIFFSLYIKDFLKFYVLEEKYAAVGNLITIVLILCIPISFTEISNLYITNIYIIVLLTMYSYMIFGIAMNIRYKRYWVVIFGSGWVVVYIFLILQYLMYNRVIPFNTILYSGFHIGFMIEFILIGFASYYRHLSSQKERSNLLSKLKELEVENNIINNNGVQEIPSTIESAIPNQQELIDGKNVNYSLSYNKRTSKIDIHQIMKDIIYLLENEKPYLDEKFSIYNLANSLGLRTDQLSAVINKELQTNFWNLITEYRIAEAKKLIQKNPNTNLLRVAYDSGFGSRSAFNRAFQSLEEMSPSEYAKTLLLKV
- a CDS encoding C1 family peptidase yields the protein MKKDFVKKPIVRSFIVTFLSLVAIIIPTYSTLIAQEFDPSSVRSPECKPGTYLCGYIPSNKEIQDAIPLSRSFRSLDSLPSSKDLSSQMPPVGNQGRQNSCIAWATGYSMKSYLAKNTGKIPDYDPPFSGGSGKNVFSPAFIYNQQNGGKDAGLYYYKTLDFLQKSGVASWSSTPYTETDYRKQPSAAAKEEALAHRIKSYTRLNHKKPDDIKYVLADNNVVLFGIIIDDEFYKLKGSEVYDSNGGQSYGGHGMVIVGYDDNKTSKSGKKGAFKFQNSWGTNWGDKGFGWISYSMLAKVGQEAYSMIEQEPFISNSNTTVVPTVEKPLLPPNDLSASRGEFSDKIILTWTASEGAITYQIQRKDPKTDFIDLAYSDSPTFTDNTVSSKSTFLYRIVAISKIARSSWSNQIEGFTNAPSQASGKLEKVVGIKGTAFTEKKSSRIHLTWSEVSGATGYIVSKATASNKWKNIAQVNTAEYIDRSPSQSSTNVYRISAAKGRKKNGDWSDSFGIDIGSDQKIPDAIYSITATDGKHSDKIVVSWDESPGASGYLLFRFNEDNVVDGEFQTKKPFYEDKDPKVLDGKYFYYTAYAYNNLGYSDQSEFAIGRIESDLKNKSAGVALAPPTKLTSNFQSTSQLVNLSWEPVKDAHEYYIFRKLANSDSKNSEYKFVANVPASKTNFTEKFPGKSGDLFFYSVRSKSEFGSESKDSNITTAFWNEPPTLVKKRAVNLEPIPNDLLGRWAGYYWHPTSGPLNLSLEVTGQNQEFSAILKINDKTAKQFKGTWSQGSSGIRTKGLQLDLSTIAGNANVRFDTTSELGEETEFSFAKE
- a CDS encoding SDR family NAD(P)-dependent oxidoreductase, with translation MRIDYWKGKTVIITGASSGIGEAIYHRLDGVVSKIYLVSRKPGKLLSNSSTSTIIPIVCDLSKQDDVEKVISKVSKLEKNSGIDVLFNNAGITAHGRFDSTEMSVFRKTFETNFFGPLRLAQGLMPLILYKKGAVVSTSTVSGLYGVPGRAAYSSSKAALHSAMEAMRIEMMKTGVRSIIVCPPYTRTNLRTSGLDSSGKRLSEEQAEGKIKTADEVALAIINSVENPNSRLVTFDKSGFAMKLLRLFSPRLLESIMYKKLYKDFSN